The following proteins come from a genomic window of Thermoproteus sp.:
- a CDS encoding TM1812 family CRISPR-associated protein has protein sequence MRCRLWPHVRRGLTRRAAPPITLGQNLAKSGATNLSVADRADMGRALVLASWGLPTKWNEGLYIRPKIPQGRCPRPSEVEYVEERAASRTSLSAVINTVREAGHEPDLVIIGLDTLAFPGSLDRLHPEAVKALEGLYAKAQRGEVGYGDVVEAARAVLAAYVRSYLQGYAEAERAEVVVVPGSGVYRAGGRATAYFHSDLRNAETAVLAKLYEKAQRSYDAVVVDMTHGVNYLASTLYKASEVVARYISAAQRREVCYAVFNSDPVQSNKDRARINIVKLEQIGEEPSLFVGRAAEELEDRLYVMTKPVRADPPILDLDRQYRALSEKARLHNIAQALAYGFGLYIFEKARALSGMADEARRLVGEALAAIYNTVRVEAQKAARSEQEELAVAVERTYGIDPSPVHLAMALDVFAKNFGGLQTDEEGGVDLDLLRGLPLHEPASTILIHEIDEIKERIYMLGGAALPEGLYLDYNHIYELTNMPAIQLRRKIEGERPAPCEGAEESGVVEGQPAGRPAESKREECDLNKRNYIAHAGLERTAICVKVQGGKMYVRYKRRCREALERILAGGTGQPQSGAQPAGGLT, from the coding sequence ATGAGGTGTCGGCTATGGCCTCACGTGCGTAGGGGCCTCACACGTCGAGCGGCGCCGCCTATAACTCTGGGACAGAACCTCGCGAAGAGCGGCGCCACGAATTTAAGTGTTGCCGATAGAGCAGATATGGGGAGGGCCTTGGTGTTGGCCTCCTGGGGCTTGCCGACTAAGTGGAACGAGGGCTTGTACATAAGGCCCAAAATCCCCCAGGGCAGATGCCCCAGGCCGTCCGAAGTGGAGTACGTGGAGGAGCGCGCCGCGTCGCGCACTTCCCTCTCGGCCGTGATAAACACAGTGAGGGAGGCGGGCCACGAGCCGGACCTCGTGATAATCGGGCTGGACACCCTGGCGTTCCCCGGCAGCCTCGATAGGCTCCACCCCGAGGCCGTAAAGGCGTTGGAGGGGCTCTACGCAAAGGCGCAGAGGGGGGAGGTCGGATACGGCGACGTTGTGGAGGCCGCGCGGGCCGTGCTCGCGGCGTACGTGAGGTCGTACCTCCAGGGCTACGCCGAGGCGGAGAGGGCGGAGGTCGTCGTGGTGCCCGGCTCCGGCGTCTATAGGGCTGGCGGCAGGGCGACCGCGTACTTCCACAGCGATTTGCGGAACGCCGAGACCGCCGTGTTGGCTAAGCTGTACGAAAAGGCCCAGCGGAGCTACGACGCTGTGGTCGTCGACATGACCCACGGCGTGAACTACCTGGCCTCCACGCTGTACAAGGCCTCCGAGGTCGTCGCCAGGTACATAAGCGCGGCGCAACGCAGAGAGGTGTGCTACGCTGTCTTCAACTCGGACCCTGTGCAAAGCAACAAGGACCGCGCCAGGATCAACATAGTCAAGCTGGAGCAGATAGGCGAAGAGCCCAGCCTCTTCGTCGGCAGGGCGGCGGAGGAGCTGGAAGACAGGCTGTACGTCATGACCAAGCCGGTGAGGGCCGACCCGCCGATACTGGACCTCGACAGGCAGTACCGCGCGCTGTCGGAAAAGGCCCGCCTACACAACATCGCCCAGGCCCTCGCCTACGGCTTCGGCCTCTACATATTCGAAAAGGCCAGGGCCCTGTCCGGCATGGCCGACGAAGCCCGCCGGCTGGTAGGAGAGGCCCTCGCCGCCATCTACAACACGGTCAGGGTTGAGGCCCAGAAGGCGGCGCGGTCGGAGCAGGAGGAGCTGGCCGTGGCCGTCGAGAGGACCTACGGGATCGACCCGTCGCCGGTGCACCTCGCCATGGCCCTAGACGTCTTCGCCAAAAACTTCGGCGGCCTCCAGACGGACGAAGAGGGAGGCGTAGACCTCGACCTGCTGAGGGGCCTCCCCCTACACGAGCCCGCCAGCACCATACTCATACACGAAATAGACGAGATAAAGGAGAGGATATACATGCTCGGAGGGGCCGCCCTGCCCGAGGGGCTCTACCTCGACTACAACCACATATACGAGCTGACCAACATGCCGGCGATCCAGCTGAGGAGGAAGATAGAGGGGGAGAGGCCCGCGCCGTGCGAAGGCGCGGAGGAGAGCGGCGTCGTCGAGGGCCAGCCCGCGGGGCGCCCAGCCGAAAGCAAGCGGGAGGAGTGCGACCTCAACAAGAGGAACTACATAGCCCACGCAGGGCTGGAGAGGACCGCCATATGCGTGAAGGTCCAAGGCGGCAAGATGTACGTCAGGTACAAGAGGAGGTGCAGAGAGGCCTTGGAGCGGATCCTTGCGGGAGGCACCGGCCAACCCCAAAGCGGCGCGCAACCCGCCGGAGGCCTCACTTGA
- a CDS encoding DNA-binding protein produces the protein MAQSLAAGRMALFTETQDVENEARRLMALSRDKPLKRIDLPEAICLAAGIRYGYTVLTENGGAYFAPGALGLGVTVWRAFEVLVEAWRLGLLGDLVGELKRYEEETLHLFRERDWEYVCRMARCWDGRKRRGGLGGRRPSGHI, from the coding sequence GTGGCCCAGAGCCTAGCGGCGGGGAGGATGGCGTTGTTCACGGAGACTCAAGACGTGGAAAACGAGGCGAGGAGACTCATGGCGTTGAGCCGCGACAAGCCCCTAAAAAGGATCGATCTGCCCGAGGCTATATGCCTCGCCGCCGGCATTAGGTACGGCTACACCGTGCTGACGGAAAACGGAGGCGCCTACTTCGCGCCTGGGGCGCTCGGCTTAGGCGTAACAGTCTGGAGGGCCTTCGAGGTGTTAGTCGAGGCGTGGAGGCTAGGCCTATTGGGCGACTTGGTCGGAGAGCTGAAGAGATACGAGGAGGAGACGTTGCATTTATTTAGGGAGAGGGACTGGGAGTACGTATGTCGTATGGCGAGGTGTTGGGATGGGAGGAAGAGGCGAGGAGGGTTAGGAGGGAGAAGGCCGAGTGGACATATATAG
- a CDS encoding PaREP1 family protein → MKEAVLEAQLALEFLEEGLVRNAAGKAFQAWRAYMGRLLADYREELKALFPGSKRIRLGEDEVEVDEVDVVISLVPTSRMAQLAAFLSKRGVEDAAGLTALALQLHRYQHDGPDPEGYFSDIPDDRTAAVFTCRIVAKLIPPEKRGICR, encoded by the coding sequence CTGAAGGAGGCCGTATTGGAGGCCCAGTTGGCGTTGGAGTTCTTGGAGGAGGGCCTCGTGAGGAACGCCGCCGGCAAGGCCTTTCAGGCCTGGAGGGCCTATATGGGCCGCCTCCTGGCGGACTACAGAGAGGAGCTGAAGGCCCTCTTCCCCGGCTCCAAGAGGATTCGGCTGGGGGAGGACGAAGTGGAGGTGGACGAGGTGGACGTCGTCATTTCGCTGGTGCCGACGTCCCGAATGGCCCAGCTGGCCGCCTTCCTCTCTAAGAGGGGCGTCGAAGACGCCGCGGGGCTGACGGCTCTCGCCCTCCAGCTACACAGATATCAGCACGACGGGCCGGACCCTGAGGGCTACTTCAGCGACATCCCGGACGACAGGACGGCCGCCGTCTTCACCTGCAGAATAGTCGCCAAGTTGATCCCCCCGGAGAAGAGGGGCATCTGCCGCTGA